tattatccttagccccacggtgggagccaaactgtttaccctcaaattcggataacaattaaacttatattgtggttttaaggatatgtgatttcgtccaataccaattgataagcaagaaaataaatgaataaattagagaataaaataaatcaaaccagtgtgCTAGCCAGGTCTCGGCCTtgattcgagatagtctcgagATGGAACAATAAGAACAGTAAAAGTTAAAGCAACTCTGATGAACAGCGAGTGAAATAGCAGGAAAATAACGAATGTAATATTCTTATCAGTGAATCATGATGCTTACAAATGAATAGGATCTCTCTTTTATATAATAGAtgagtcctaaataaggtacacttctaattatagtaggAAACCATATTAACATCTAATTAACCATCGTGGATTGATCCATTTCGAGATTCACGCCACGATCCACGACCAATCGCGGATATCTCGCCTTCTCCGTTATCAAGCTATGCTGATGTCGCTCGAAGTCTGTCTCTCTCTGGCCGTGATTGATGTCGACCTCGGTTCGAAAAGAGGCTTCGATTCCAGGCTCGAAGTCCTAGCTCCTTGACGCGACATCCCCACCCCGACCAAAGAATGAAATCGAGTAGCGCCGATTTCTACCATGTATAGAGACTCACTTTATTATGGCATGGGGAAAAGGATAAAACTTGATTGTTGCATGTCACAAATGAAAACTTCTAGTGGAGTAGTCTAAGTTCAGtacaagtgtccttaacttttgaacttgtaactgtaagttcaggatccATAATGTAGCAGAAAACCAAACGTTATTTGTATCTTttcacaaaaataataataataataataataataataataataataataataataataataataataataataataataataataataataataataataataataataataataattgcaaTTTACATATAAGATTGATGTCAAATTACACAACGGAAAGTTAATAAcaaaaagaaacaactaaaaaaataaaaaactacagAACCTAaccaaccaaaagaaaaagaaaaataaataaagttggAGAAGTGGTCTGCAACGCCGAAGAAGTGGTCTGCCTTTGGGTTTAGGAAGTGGGATAAAGTTAGGGAAGAACTTAATGCATGGGGAAGAGAAGTAACGAGTTTGGAAAATTTTGATCAGGAGAAagggttttgaaattttgatagAGGGTTTGGGaaggaaaagagatagaagaaagggtaacttcgtcttttcatattaattttaatagagtagtggctacttttgctcagcattaaaaatgctagataaaaagtaaataccactttaaaaagtgGCTACCCCACGCCATTTCCACTAATTAAAGAGGGGGTATAGGCCTTCCTTTAATCCGAGCAATACCAGCCACTACATAAGGGTCACGATAATTTGTAGGAAAACACACCTAAACTATCGAAGTTGTCCATTAAAAACTTATACTTTCCGGGAGTCCTATGACCCCCGAACTATTTCAAGCATGAATTATTAACTCCCGCGGAGTGTAAGTGTGTAACTAACAATTTCGATATAGTTGAGATGTGTTTTTATGCCTTTTCCCTAGTTTGTACCTTAACGAAAATATATTTTCTCCTCAAGGCTTGGTCAGAAATTAGAAGTTACAATTTAGATTGTTTTATCAGTATTTAACCTTTGCCAGAGTTCATAATGATCAAGAACTGCTATATTTGACTCCTCCAAATTCTAGAATCTTTGTCCAACCGTGCAGGAGTAGAATTATCTTTTTCCATCTTACCTAATGGCCAAAAAAGGAAGCAGGGAGGAGGGAGCAATGCTGATGACTTTCTTTTTAAGGATTAGATAAAAGGGGAAAAATAGACTTTTATATAATGTTAATAAAAGCTGATGACTTTCTTTTTAAGGATTAGATAAAAGGGGAAAAATAGACTCTTATATAATGTTAATAAAAGCTCTTCTTTTCTAATGGCCAAAAAGAAAAGGCAAATCCTAGTAATTTTTATAATGACTTGACAAGAACAACAAACCCAGTTTACCGTGACTTATTATGACTTGACAGAGAGGAAAAATTGAATCATGATAAGGCACTAAGGAAAAACTCTTGAGTACAATATATTGAACAATAATACAAGTATAGTTTTTATTTCCTCATAGTAAATCAAACAAAAACAATATGTCTTGCAAAAGAATTTAGACTTATCATCCACCATACTTCTTTCCAAAGGGAGCGTCAAAGTTATCTTCAATAAGTTACAGGTTTAAGTCATAGAGTTAGCCACTAAATCATATCTTCTTGgtctacagttcttccccgaaccTTGCATAAACGCGGAATCTTTAATGCACCAAACCTTTTTTTATCCACCATACTTCTTCCACCTATCAACATAAAACCTCAAAGGCTTAGGCAAAGACATCATCCACTTCTCCAAATCAGGCAATCCACCTGCAAGAGCAACTGTACTATCCTCCTGTTTTTTATTTCCAAGATTCAACACAAAAACCTCTCCTGGAAAAACCTTGTTCATTGCCTCTAAAGTCTCTTCCATTATAACTTTCCCATTTTTTCTAATATCCTCTGGTTCTACACAACTCCCCCCAACATTCACCATTATCCTCCCTCCTTTCTTCAACTTCCCCTTCAATTTCTGCCACGTGTCTGGATTCTGTAGCTCAGGAATCACACACCCTTTACTGAACAAATCCACTAAAAGCCCAGAATACCCATCTTTCACACTAGCATTAAGTGCATTGCTAATGTAAATGAAAAGTCTATCTGGGTATTGTTTTTCAACTTTTGAAAGCCCAAAATATTCTCTTCCAACAGAGATCACAGCTGGGTCAAGCTCATATCCGTGGATGACACCTTGTGGGTACATTTCAAGAATCAATTTGGCAGCCGACCCGGCTCCGAACCCGAGTATTCCTAAAGGCCCAGGTGGTAAAATTGGAGGAAGAGTTGCAAAAACATCGTAATAGGCATTGGTGATTGACTTGAAAAGGAAAGATATGCTGTGGATGTTACCAGGAGCATCTAGAAGAAGAAGGCGAGACCCAGCTAATGGGTGGTCAGCTCTTCTAGAAACTTGTAGAACACGGATGTAGTTGTGCCTGGACTTGAATTTGACTAGGGTTTTGACATGTTCAATGGGGATGCCATCATCTTGTTCTTGTTGTTGATTTGTGGAAGTGATGCTTTTGTGGTTTGAAGCAGCTTGAATTGGGCAGAATTTTAGTGTTATGGGGTTTTGAGGTTTATGGAGGATTTTGAGGAATTTGGGCGGGGAAGAAGGAAGGAGAAAACATTGAAGTGAGGGTTGGATTTGGATGGAGATTTTGAAGTTTTGTGCTGCTACTGAATTCATAGTGTTACAAGACTTGAACTTGTTTGTAGCAATTGATTTATAAGTAGACGATTCACTTTGCTAAAATAGGAAGTCCCTTAAATATAGTAACTGATTTTGGAGTTCTAGCGTTTTGTTCTTGACCATATATACAGGGAATTTATTCATCATGGGGAAAATTACATCTTTTTAGTAAAATACTTCTAGGTCTAACGGCGAATTGCTAAACTATTTAATTTAAGACAGATAAATACAAGTTTTCAAACAATAAAACTATCCACATGAACAAAACCTATGTGCTCAAGACGTATTGAAGAAGTTGCAAAGAGCTTCGATGGCTAAAATCAAGCATTAGTGAAGCTTCAAGTTTTTTACCGAGGCCAAGAATCTTAGATATAGTCGCTGCCTGTGATACTACTAGCGGCCAATTGATAAGTAGGAGACTGATCAATGATCACCACCCTCTATTTAACATAATCTTGTTTTCTACATAAGAAGTTGAATTATCATTGTCTGAAAATTACATGGATAATCCACAGTACTACGTGGATAACCCTCACAGACAACAGATAATTGTATCTTATCAGCACGGATATCAGTAAGAAGAAAGGACACTGTTTACTTTTGTGATGCAACTCTCCGTTTCCAAGGGATAGCATCCGGCTCCCACTTTTCGCATTGTAACTCATAAATCTGTAATCTAAAACCAACGGACTACAATCTACACAGTTAATCTGCAAACACAAAACTTGAGCTCAGCTAGAATACTCCATTCCCACATTCAAGTGCAACTTTCCCATGTATAACAGctcctatttctacttcttttagCACAGGAAACTGAGGAACAATTGATAAGTAGAGGGGAAGGTCCAAAGCTCATGGCTTGTAATTTCAACCCAGAACCAATTATCAGTTACTGCACTTGGCAAGATGTAGAAGATAGCTTTTGAACTAGTGATCAGCATCAACCATGTCGTCATCTACTTTGGCTTGGTCGTCGACATCCCTGCATCACAAGCCACATCACTTCAGCTTTTTATACAAGGGAATGTTCATTTCGTAAAAGCACTAAATCTTGACAATAAAATTTCTTTGGGAGTCTTAATCAGAATCTTCTCCAAAGCAAAGGTTGATTAAGGTTGGCCTCACCACATTCGTTCACACATTACAAGTTAAAGCTCAAACCAGTAAACATTCAACCAAATACCAGAGCCTTATCAAGTAACGACTTTCCAAAAATGTAAAGACAGTAGAGGATAAACAAGTGTGTTCAGTTTACAAAACACAAATATTCAACGACTTCACAAATGTGATTAATGCAACTTGAGGCCCTACCTCATGTCAGTTGTTGTTTCGACTGGAGTAAGATTACTATCTGAACTTCGTTGTCTAGGATGCTCATCTTCATCAGCGTCAGACCCATAATCCTCTCCATTCCATATACGTGGTTTTGGTCTTTGATCCATATCTTCCTCTTCCTGCAGTCAGAAGTCCTAGAATAAGGTTGCGTAGTATATGTAGAAATTATATGATCAAGGCCTTGTACCGGCCACTAACCTCCTCTGGAACTTCTGTTGTAGAAGGAGTGGTTTGAAATGGCACACTAGGTGCATGAGGTAATTGTGAGAGTTGCTCAAGCAATATGTTCCTGCAGCCAGCAAGCATTCATGTCAAGTAACATCTACAGGTCGTGTATTCACtctaaaaacaaaaaaggaaaagagggaCATAATTGTCTGAGTTCACAAGTTGCCTAAGGAAGAAAAATAGGAATTTATGGATTGAAAGAATATGTATTTGTCAGCATATTAGATCAAATAATTGCATAAAGAGTATAGAGTTCACCATCATTAACAAAACAAAAAGCAGAATCTTTCCCTATTCTTGGGTGGAATAACCCGATATGTCTATTCTTGGGTGGACGAACCCAAAGTGGCCTATTCTTGGGAAGAGGCAGAGCTAGAGTATCACTTACGAGTTCAGACGAACCTAGTAGTTTTTGCGTATACCCTATCTTTAATTACGAAATCCATTAAACACGTATAAATATTTAAATGCGAACCCAATAACTAAAAGGAGCTATAAGTTCGGTGGCAAGTTCAGAaaccataaacttcaaatcctggCTCCACCTCTATTCTTGGGTGGACGAACCCAGAATGCCCTATTCTTGGTTGGACGAACCCGAAATGTCCTATTCACGGGTGGACGAACCCGAAATTGTCCTATTCAAGGGTGGACGAACCCAAAATGTCCTGTTCATGGGTGGACGAACCCAAAATGGCCTGTTCGCGGATGAACATGAAATATCCGATACTAGTATAATCTAGTCACGGATAGAATAACAGAATTTACCTCATGTACACCACTGATACTGAAGCATCAATTTTCTGTACCAGTATTACAGATTATCTGTTATCAACTAATGTCACATGCCCAAAATTAAAAGAACTTCAACATAATTCTGTTCAGCACCAAAATAAAGCATAAAAATGCATAGGAAAGGGGTGTTTAACTAACACATCCAGAAAATTAGATAAGGTCAGTATTTTCGACAGACGCTGATGGAAAAGCCCTCAAACTACAGGAAATAGCACAATTGTCAAATTACCTGATCTTCTCCAGATCCCTGGGTGAATTCTTATTCTCCATGGGGTTTGGTTCAACATGAAGAGTATAATCTGGGCCAAAATACTCAAAATATTCATTGTAAGGCAATTTATTTCCGGGTTCTACCCCAACTGCAACTGCTGTCTGCAACAAGCAGTTGAAACTTAGCACATATTCTGAAACACATAGTAGTAAAAGTTGGGAATCTGAAAAGTAGACACAAAAGAGCAAGATGGAAAGGTAAGAGGACCTCATAGCACCAGCACCTCGCAACATTTCTTATGGTATAACCTCCACCACCCAATACCATTAGAGGGACATTGAAAGATCTGAGGAATCTAAGACAGTCTGCATGGCCCTTGACAGACAAATTGAAGCAACCCAACCTGTCTCCAGCCAGTGAATCAGCCCCACATTGAAGAACGACAGCATCAGGCTGATAGACCTCCATGACTTTTTGAATTACGGGACGAAATAGACGACCAAAACTATCGTCGTCCATCCCATCATTCAACGGAACATTTAGGGCATAGTATTTCCCTTGACCTGCACCAATATCTTTGATATGCCCTGTACCGGGAAAGAAGTCCCCAAACTTATGGAAAGACACTGTCATGACTCTATCCGTTGTGAAAAAAGCCTCCTCAACACCATCACCATGGTGAATATCAATGTCTATATACAATACACGCTGCAGAAAACACTCAACATTTCAGAGGAACAGTAACTCAGAAGAATCTCTATTCCATGCAAAAGAGTGGATCCAAGCAAAAGATGCTGTGAAGCCATAGCTTATTATTGTATGTAAAGACAAACATGCTACAATTATCCAGATCCCATAGTTAATTTTTGATCAAGTAAGCAACTTTACATAAATGAATGGGCCAAAACAAAAGCACCCATACAAGAGGTATACCAAAAAGTATAGAACCTACAAAAAGCTATGGTTCTCTATGATAGAcacccaatcttctatacaaCAAGGAGCTTCATGGCTGCACCAAAAGAAAACAAGGGAAAAGAGGCTACTTCTCAACTGAATAAAACTCATCTCTATCCCTTCAAAAGCTCTTATGTTTCTTTCTCTTCAAATAACCCACGTGATTGCTAGTGGAGCAACAGTCCATGCCCTGCACCTTATATTTGATAAGCAGAGAAATGACAAGCAATCAACTAAGTTCCATTCCCTAGAAATCTTACAGATTAGTACTTAACCTAGTAATTAGTAATTTCTATTGAGACTCAATGTGATTAATCACTTGAGTGGAGTTttaacaaatatatgtacatagAGGTGGAACTAGATTGCAACTTGAAATTGTAATGTGTCGATATTTCTTTTAACTTGTCTTTATGATACGTGAGATGTTTCCATAGAGATGGAACAAATCTATCTTAGCCAGTGTTTGGAAAAGCGATCGCTTCGTCGCTTTAAGCGCGAAGCGACGCGAAGCAACAGGGCATCGCTTTTTACTGCCTGAGGCGACGCGATCGTGTGAAGCGCACGCTTCAGTGAAAAAAACAACAAGGCGACGAAGCGAGTGAAGCGATCGCTTCTCTTAAAAAATCGCAGCTGggccctttttttaaaaaaaaaaaaaaagattgggtCTGTTTGTAAATTATACAAAACAGACCCCTAAACTCGCTATTACAGATCCTCGACAAAAAAGAGTGTAAATACACGCCTTCTCTCTTCTTCATCGCAAAACTAGGGTTTCTGCCATTTCTCCGGTCCAGATaaattcttcttctccttcttatttttttctttcttcttcttgtccagattctcctttttttctttttttttccttctttcttccttcttcttcttctcttctctttttcactttttctcGTCCAGCGTCTGCAAAGCTAAGGCAGGcactgttttcttttttttttcccttttattctTCTTAATTTTAATATGTATTTTAGTTTATAAAATTACTTATTATATGTATGTGttatatttttcaatttatttgattttttaatgtgtatttcagtttagaaatttaattaatatatatatatatatatatatatatatatatatatgttatattttagtttatttgatttttttaatgtgtattcagtttataaattaattattatatgtatgttatattttcagtttgATAAATTGTAAAATTTATTTCAGTTCagaaaatttattattattattattttagtttatttgatttttttaatgtgtattcagtttataaattaattattatatatatg
Above is a window of Nicotiana tabacum cultivar K326 chromosome 8, ASM71507v2, whole genome shotgun sequence DNA encoding:
- the LOC107830952 gene encoding uncharacterized protein LOC107830952, with product MNSVAAQNFKISIQIQPSLQCFLLPSSPPKFLKILHKPQNPITLKFCPIQAASNHKSITSTNQQQEQDDGIPIEHVKTLVKFKSRHNYIRVLQVSRRADHPLAGSRLLLLDAPGNIHSISFLFKSITNAYYDVFATLPPILPPGPLGILGFGAGSAAKLILEMYPQGVIHGYELDPAVISVGREYFGLSKVEKQYPDRLFIYISNALNASVKDGYSGLLVDLFSKGCVIPELQNPDTWQKLKGKLKKGGRIMVNVGGSCVEPEDIRKNGKVIMEETLEAMNKVFPGEVFVLNLGNKKQEDSTVALAGGLPDLEKWMMSLPKPLRFYVDRWKKYGG
- the LOC107830951 gene encoding histone deacetylase 6 — protein: MDSSTVDGSASLPSTGTDAKKRRVSYFYEPTIGDYYYGQGHPMKPHRIRMAHNLIVHYYLHRRMEISRPFPAGPDDIRRFHSPDYVDFLSSVSPETLHDHTHARHLKRFNVGEDCPVFDGLFGFCQASAGGSIGAAVKLNRQDADITINWAGGLHHAKKSEASGFCYVNDIVLGILELLKIHRRVLYIDIDIHHGDGVEEAFFTTDRVMTVSFHKFGDFFPGTGHIKDIGAGQGKYYALNVPLNDGMDDDSFGRLFRPVIQKVMEVYQPDAVVLQCGADSLAGDRLGCFNLSVKGHADCLRFLRSFNVPLMVLGGGGYTIRNVARCWCYETAVAVGVEPGNKLPYNEYFEYFGPDYTLHVEPNPMENKNSPRDLEKIRNILLEQLSQLPHAPSVPFQTTPSTTEVPEEEEEDMDQRPKPRIWNGEDYGSDADEDEHPRQRSSDSNLTPVETTTDMRDVDDQAKVDDDMVDADH